The Malus domestica chromosome 06, GDT2T_hap1 genome has a segment encoding these proteins:
- the LOC103437033 gene encoding beta-amylase 3, chloroplastic: MTLTLRSSTSFVNLKDHKGLKTSEDSPGTICFAQIKPSCRLRAKSSMQETRLLHEKNLITISDGRRELLHALPNIAHTSTDNKVPVYVMLPLDTVNHGGHLNKPRAMNASLMALKQAGVEGVMVDVWWGLVEVDGPSKYNWEGYAELVQMVQKHGMKIQVVMSFHQCGGNVGDSCSIPLPPWVLEEVSKNPDLVYTDKSGRRNPEYISLGCDSLPVLGGRTPIQVYTDYMRSFHDRFIDYLGDVIVEIQVGMGPCGELRYPAYPESNGTWRFPGIGEFQCYDKYMRASLEASAEAMGKRDWGRSGPHDSGQYNQFPEDTGFFKRDGTWNTEYGQFFLEWYSGKLLRHGDRILSAAKGVFQGSGAKLSGKIAGIHWHYGSRSHAAELTAGYYNTRHRDGYVPTARMFSKNMVVLNFTCMEMKDREQPEHANCSPEGLVRQVKMATKSAGIDLAGENALERYDTGAFAQVLATSRSDSGNALSAFTYLRMNKRLFEADNWRNMVEFVRSMAEGGRNRSLSECDSTGSDLFVRFIKEKKVEKTKETVLV, encoded by the exons ATGACGTTAACTCTCCGTTCTTCAACTTCGTTCGTCAATCTTAAAGACCATAAGGGCCTTAAAACCTCCGAAGACTCCCCCGGCACGATATGCTTTGCGCAAATCAAGCCATCATGCCGTCTACGGGCTAAGAGTTCAATGCAAGAAACACGGCTCTTGCACGAGAAGAACTTAATAACCATCTCTGATGGAAGGAGAGAGTTGCTTCATGCACTACCCAATATTGCTCACACCAGCACTGACAACAAGGTGCCTGTGTACGTGATGCTTCCGCTAGACACGGTAAATCACGGAGGACATTTGAATAAGCCGAGAGCAATGAATGCGAGTTTGATGGCCCTGAAGCAAGCAGGGGTTGAAGGAGTTATGGTGGATGTGTGGTGGGGATTGGTGGAGGTGGACGGACCTTCCAAGTACAACTGGGAAGGGTATGCCGAGCTTGTGCAGATGGTGCAAAAGCACGGCATGAAGATCCAAGTCGTCATGTCTTTTCATCAGTGCGGAGGAAATGTTGGAGACTCATGCAG cATTCCTTTACCTCCATGGGTGCTTGAAGAAGTCAGCAAGAACCCTGACCTTGTTTACACAGACAAATCAGGCAGGAGGAATCCCGAGTACATATCCTTGGGATGTGATTCATTGCCTGTTCTCGGAGGAAGAACTCCTATTCAGGTCTACACCGATTACATGAGGAGCTTCCACGACAGATTCATTGACTACTTGGGCGACGTTATTGTG GAAATTCAAGTAGGCATGGGTCCTTGTGGGGAGCTCAGATATCCAGCTTATCCAGAAAGCAACGGAACTTGGAGGTTTCCTGGAATCGGGGAATTCCAATGTTATGACAAG TACATGAGAGCTTCCTTGGAAGCATCAGcagaggcaatggggaagagagattGGGGAAGAAGTGGACCACATGATTCCGGCCAGTACAATCAATTTCCTGAAGACACCGGATTTTTCAAAAGAGATGGAACATGGAACACTGAGTATGGACAGTTCTTCCTTGAATGGTACTCCGGAAAGCTACTAAGACACGGAGATAGAATATTGTCAGCTGCGAAAGGAGTATTCCAAGGATCTGGAGCTAAACTATCCGGAAAGATTGCTGGGATTCACTGGCACTACGGATCAAGATCACATGCGGCTGAATTAACTGCAGGCTACTACAACACAAGACACAGAGATGGTTACGTACCAACAGCCAGGATGTTCAGCAAAAACATGGTTGTATTAAACTTCACATGCATGGAAATGAAAGATAGAGAACAGCCTGAACATGCAAATTGCTCACCAGAAGGTCTGGTGAGGCAGGTAAAGATGGCGACCAAGAGTGCTGGAATTGACCTAGCAGGAGAAAATGCCCTGGAGAGGTATGACACTGGTGCGTTTGCACAAGTTTTAGCAACAAGCAGATCAGATTCCGGCAATGCACTAAGTGCATTTACATATCTCCGAATGAACAAGAGATTGTTCGAGGCCGATAACTGGAGGAACATGGTTGAATTTGTGAGAAGCATGGCAGAAGGTGGCCGGAACAGAAGTCTTTCAGAGTGCGACTCTACCGGAAGCGACCTCTTTGTTCGTTTTATCAAAGAGAAGAAAGTCGAGAAAACCAAGGAAACTGTTCTTGTGTAA